GGTCAATTGTGACTAAGCGGGAGCTAAGCATATGATGAAAACTCTCGACTGGTATTTAGGCCGCAGCATTATTCAAACAACCGGTTTTGCTTTAATGGTACTGGTGGGTATTAGTACCCTGATTAAGTTTATTGAGCAGTTAAAATCGGTTGGTCGTGGTAGCTATGATATTGCAACCGCGCTGATCTACACCATATACAGCATGCCGGGTGATTTGGTTATTTTCTTTCCTATGGCTGCACTGATTGGCGGATTGACCGGTCTTGGCGCTTTAGCATCCAACAGTGAGTTGGTGGTAATGCAAGCCGCGGGTATGTCACGTCTGCAAATTATTACTTCAGTTATGAAAACCGCTATGTTTATGGCGATTTGTATGATGGCGCTTGGTGAATGGGGCGCCCCTGAAGCACAGCTCAAGGCAAAAGAAATACGCAATCAAGCAATTTATGGTGGTGATGTTTTTAATGCCAAGCAAGGTGTGTGGGCAAAAGATGGCAGCAATTTTATTAATATCGAAGATGTCGACCAGCAAGGTACGTTACGTGGCGTGCATATGTATCACTTTGATAAGTCGTTGCAACTTACTCAGATCACAAAGGCTGAAGAGGCATTAAATCGTAAAGATGGCTGGTTACTTCGTGATGTGAATAAGGTG
The nucleotide sequence above comes from Pseudoalteromonas shioyasakiensis. Encoded proteins:
- the lptG gene encoding LPS export ABC transporter permease LptG; protein product: MMKTLDWYLGRSIIQTTGFALMVLVGISTLIKFIEQLKSVGRGSYDIATALIYTIYSMPGDLVIFFPMAALIGGLTGLGALASNSELVVMQAAGMSRLQIITSVMKTAMFMAICMMALGEWGAPEAQLKAKEIRNQAIYGGDVFNAKQGVWAKDGSNFINIEDVDQQGTLRGVHMYHFDKSLQLTQITKAEEALNRKDGWLLRDVNKVVITPEQISTEQHKEEFYDSQLTAEKLGVVSVKPEALSFTGLWSYLGYLQQNEQDTSTYELALWRKVMQPVSIAVMLLVALSFIFGPLRTVTMGARIIMGVITGITFHLTNEIFGPVVMVYQIPAVVGAVLPSLLFIGFATYLLNKRV